In a genomic window of Thermostichus vulcanus str. 'Rupite':
- a CDS encoding MoaD/ThiS family protein: MATKILIPSPLRPYTDNQEAVEIDGSNVGEVMSNLIARYADLKRHLYTEDGKLRNFVNVYLNDEDVRDLAEGDNTPVGEKATISIVPAIAGGF, from the coding sequence ATGGCAACCAAAATTCTCATCCCCTCCCCCTTGCGGCCTTATACCGACAATCAGGAAGCTGTCGAGATCGACGGCAGCAACGTTGGTGAAGTGATGAGCAATCTCATTGCTCGCTATGCCGATCTCAAGCGCCACCTTTACACCGAAGATGGCAAGCTACGCAATTTCGTCAATGTTTATTTGAATGACGAAGATGTGCGGGATTTGGCCGAAGGAGACAACACTCCCGTTGGAGAAAAAGCCACCATTAGCATTGTTCCTGCTATCGCCGGAGGGTTTTGA
- a CDS encoding MFS transporter, with product MTLEQRWDGSDREQDSHPLYPDPEDFPHLQTLEPSSELEDTPAEPDTAPMSRSLEPRDPAPEPLSEEQSEEKDGDTAKGFSRPGVENFLAVLRQRNFLLLWMGQVCSQLADKVLLVLLIGLTSNQFQPQGASISGWVSAIMLAFTLPAMLLGSVAGVFVDRWLKKGVLVCSNLVRGILVLLLPPLLWFTANHQLWPGIPLGFAGLLLVSFAVSTLTQFFAPAEQATLPLILPKRDLLAANSLYTTTMMASVIVGFAIGEPLLTLADHWVRAWLPNLEVGPELLVGAAYLLAGFLLLLLQPHEKLEPHSREAPHVWEDLKLGLQYIGQMPAIKAALVQVVVLYSLFAALAVLAVRMAEVMVELDPDQFGVLLAAAGLGMGIGAFWVGHTGRQVSRRAWIGLGSALLCGTLGALAWTTDWLFPSLGLIALLGCAGALVAVPMQTLIQEETPEQLRGKVFGLQNNVANIALSLPLVLTGVAETYLGLSWVFLGLAIVAGLAGLYTWGLLGRNEKEHVLDP from the coding sequence ATGACCTTGGAGCAACGATGGGATGGGTCGGATAGGGAGCAGGATTCCCACCCCTTGTATCCTGATCCAGAGGATTTCCCTCATCTCCAGACCCTAGAGCCGAGTTCAGAACTAGAAGATACTCCTGCTGAGCCCGACACCGCTCCGATGTCCCGTTCTCTGGAACCCAGGGATCCCGCACCAGAACCTCTGTCTGAAGAACAGTCTGAAGAGAAAGATGGGGATACGGCAAAGGGGTTTTCTAGGCCGGGGGTGGAGAATTTTTTGGCCGTCTTGCGCCAACGCAATTTTCTGTTGCTGTGGATGGGGCAGGTGTGCTCCCAGTTGGCCGATAAGGTGTTGTTGGTGTTGTTGATCGGGTTGACTTCCAATCAATTTCAGCCGCAAGGGGCCTCCATCAGTGGTTGGGTGTCGGCGATCATGCTGGCCTTTACCTTGCCGGCGATGTTGTTGGGCAGCGTGGCGGGGGTGTTTGTCGATCGCTGGCTGAAAAAAGGGGTGCTGGTTTGCTCCAACCTGGTGCGCGGGATCCTGGTGCTGCTGTTGCCACCCCTACTGTGGTTCACCGCCAATCATCAGCTTTGGCCAGGGATCCCCTTGGGATTTGCTGGACTTTTGCTGGTGAGTTTTGCTGTTTCCACCCTGACTCAGTTTTTTGCCCCAGCGGAACAGGCGACTCTGCCCTTGATCCTGCCGAAACGGGATCTGTTGGCGGCCAACTCCCTCTACACCACCACAATGATGGCTTCGGTGATCGTCGGGTTTGCGATTGGGGAACCCTTGCTAACTTTGGCGGATCATTGGGTGCGCGCTTGGCTGCCGAACTTGGAGGTAGGGCCTGAATTGCTGGTGGGAGCCGCTTATCTGTTAGCGGGATTCCTGTTGTTGCTCCTCCAGCCCCACGAGAAGTTGGAACCTCACAGTCGGGAGGCTCCTCATGTTTGGGAAGACTTAAAACTGGGGCTGCAATACATCGGGCAAATGCCAGCCATTAAAGCGGCTTTGGTACAGGTGGTGGTGCTTTACTCTCTGTTTGCAGCACTGGCGGTTTTGGCAGTACGCATGGCGGAGGTGATGGTGGAGCTGGATCCGGATCAGTTCGGGGTGTTGCTGGCTGCCGCCGGGTTGGGCATGGGAATCGGAGCCTTTTGGGTGGGGCATACGGGCCGACAGGTGAGTCGCCGTGCTTGGATTGGGCTGGGATCGGCGTTGCTTTGTGGGACCTTGGGAGCCCTTGCTTGGACGACGGACTGGTTGTTCCCCAGCTTGGGATTGATTGCCCTACTGGGCTGTGCCGGAGCCCTGGTGGCAGTGCCAATGCAAACCTTGATCCAGGAAGAAACTCCCGAACAGCTGCGGGGGAAGGTCTTTGGATTACAGAACAACGTGGCCAATATCGCCCTCAGCTTGCCGCTGGTGTTGACAGGGGTAGCGGAGACCTATTTGGGACTATCCTGGGTGTTTCTCGGGCTAGCGATTGTAGCAGGTCTGGCTGGCCTCTACACTTGGGGCCTGTTGGGTCGGAATGAAAAAGAACACGTTCTTGACCCATAA
- a CDS encoding ABC exporter membrane fusion protein, with the protein MKLQVLCSMVVAGILGSATLAGLGLGQQGTPQSTSAPSAERAEAAVEPPLPPRIGALGRIEPEGEVLRIAGPPGERVGELLVAEGDKVVAGQVVARLESYAERAAEREYAAAQLQEARTRLEAETRFSQAQIQEARTRVSQLDQPQLMQIRAQEAVVERIQAELADAEANLARFQALWQEGAVSQQELDQRSLVLRQRQEELRSAQATLTQLQTARTQDLLNAQAHVQAAEAQLNLAQAQVQLGSLARNLELAEARLERTLIRSPRDGQVLRIHTRPGEAIGNDGILDLGNTDQMMVVAEVYETDILRIQSGQQATIRNRALTEELRGQVERVGLQIRKKDVLNTDPAADVDARVVEVHIRLDPQSSERVAGLTNLQVDVAIDVEG; encoded by the coding sequence ATGAAACTACAGGTGCTTTGCTCAATGGTGGTGGCTGGGATTCTCGGGTCAGCAACGTTGGCAGGGTTGGGCCTGGGTCAACAGGGTACCCCACAATCCACATCAGCTCCATCAGCAGAGCGTGCCGAGGCGGCTGTAGAACCCCCCTTACCCCCCCGCATCGGTGCCTTGGGTCGGATCGAGCCAGAAGGGGAGGTCTTGCGCATTGCTGGCCCTCCTGGAGAGCGGGTGGGGGAGCTGTTGGTGGCGGAAGGGGATAAGGTGGTTGCAGGACAGGTGGTGGCCCGTCTGGAGAGTTATGCGGAGCGGGCAGCCGAACGAGAGTACGCAGCAGCCCAATTGCAGGAGGCCCGTACCCGACTGGAGGCGGAGACCCGTTTTAGTCAGGCCCAAATCCAAGAGGCTCGCACCCGAGTCAGCCAGCTGGATCAACCCCAACTGATGCAGATTCGCGCCCAAGAGGCTGTTGTGGAACGGATTCAGGCTGAACTGGCGGATGCAGAGGCCAACCTGGCCCGCTTCCAAGCCCTTTGGCAGGAGGGAGCGGTCTCCCAGCAGGAGCTAGACCAGCGCTCTCTAGTCCTACGACAACGACAGGAGGAACTGCGCTCAGCTCAGGCCACCCTGACTCAACTGCAAACGGCTCGCACCCAAGATCTGCTTAATGCTCAGGCCCACGTCCAAGCCGCCGAAGCCCAACTCAACTTGGCCCAAGCCCAAGTGCAACTGGGATCCCTGGCCCGTAACCTGGAGTTGGCCGAGGCCCGCCTAGAACGCACCCTGATCCGTTCCCCCCGAGATGGCCAAGTGCTGAGAATCCATACCCGCCCTGGAGAGGCAATTGGCAATGATGGCATCCTCGACCTGGGTAATACTGACCAGATGATGGTGGTGGCAGAAGTCTACGAAACCGACATTTTGCGCATTCAATCGGGGCAACAGGCCACCATTCGCAACCGCGCCTTAACGGAAGAACTGCGGGGTCAGGTGGAGCGCGTTGGGCTGCAAATCCGCAAAAAGGATGTCTTAAATACCGATCCGGCTGCTGATGTGGATGCTCGTGTGGTGGAGGTGCACATTCGTCTCGACCCGCAAAGTAGCGAGCGGGTGGCAGGGCTGACCAACCTGCAGGTGGATGTAGCAATTGACGTGGAGGGGTAA
- a CDS encoding M67 family metallopeptidase has protein sequence MVLHLLAEHIRTIRQHGEQAFPYEGCGILIGEIQAGDKLIHELWSVTNTWDQAENPLADGESSNRRFLIDPADFKRANDHAVRKGLGILGTYHSHPNHPAVPSEFDRQHAFPWGFSCVIVSVQNGKAEEVVSWILDEQDQPQREPMQVLEQVQLPSIPAFAG, from the coding sequence ATGGTCCTTCATCTCCTGGCAGAACACATTCGCACCATTCGCCAGCACGGCGAGCAAGCCTTTCCCTACGAGGGCTGTGGGATTTTGATCGGCGAGATCCAAGCGGGCGACAAGCTCATTCATGAGCTGTGGTCAGTGACCAACACCTGGGATCAGGCGGAAAATCCCTTGGCCGATGGGGAATCTAGCAACCGCCGCTTTTTAATTGATCCGGCGGATTTTAAGCGGGCCAACGACCATGCGGTGCGCAAGGGCCTAGGGATCCTCGGTACCTACCACTCCCACCCCAACCATCCAGCTGTCCCCTCCGAATTTGATCGGCAACATGCTTTTCCCTGGGGGTTTTCCTGTGTGATCGTCAGTGTTCAAAATGGTAAGGCAGAAGAGGTGGTCAGTTGGATCCTGGATGAACAGGATCAACCGCAACGGGAGCCGATGCAAGTGTTAGAGCAAGTTCAGCTCCCCTCGATCCCGGCTTTTGCTGGATAG
- the moeB gene encoding molybdopterin-synthase adenylyltransferase MoeB, translated as MLNLDTSQVSLSREEMERFSRHLILPEVGLEGQKRLKAGKVLCIGTGGLGSPLLLYLAAAGVGRIGLVDFDVVDVSNLQRQVIHGTSWVGKPKVESAKNRILEINPYCQVDVHETALKSHNALELFADYDVIVDGTDNFPTRYLVNDACVLTGKPNVYGSIFRFEGQATVFNYEDGPNYRDLYPEPPPPGLVPSCAEGGVLGILPGIIGVIQATETVKILLGVGNTLSGRLLLYDALKMSFRELKLRKNPATPPITELIDYEQFCGIPQAQAAEQANQSEIVEITVAELKARIDAQKDFVLIDVRNPNEWEIGRIPGAQLIPLPQIENGDGVEQVRQLVNGSELIVHCKSGMRSAKALGILQAAGIQGKNLKGGILAWAEAYDPSIPKY; from the coding sequence ATGTTGAACCTAGACACCAGCCAAGTTAGCCTTTCCCGCGAGGAAATGGAGCGCTTCTCTCGGCATTTGATTCTGCCAGAGGTGGGTTTGGAAGGACAGAAGAGGCTCAAGGCGGGCAAAGTTCTCTGCATTGGCACCGGTGGATTGGGATCCCCATTGTTGCTCTACCTAGCGGCGGCTGGAGTTGGGCGGATTGGCCTCGTGGATTTTGATGTGGTGGATGTGTCCAACCTGCAGCGGCAGGTGATCCATGGCACTTCCTGGGTGGGCAAGCCAAAGGTGGAATCGGCTAAGAACCGCATCCTGGAGATCAATCCCTATTGCCAGGTGGATGTACACGAAACCGCCCTCAAGTCTCACAATGCCTTGGAGCTCTTTGCTGACTACGATGTGATTGTGGATGGTACCGATAACTTCCCCACCCGTTATTTGGTCAATGATGCCTGTGTCTTGACGGGCAAACCCAATGTTTATGGCTCAATCTTCCGCTTTGAGGGACAGGCCACCGTCTTTAACTACGAAGATGGCCCTAATTACCGCGATCTCTACCCTGAGCCACCTCCACCGGGATTGGTGCCCTCCTGCGCTGAGGGGGGCGTCTTAGGGATCCTCCCCGGCATTATTGGTGTGATCCAAGCCACGGAAACGGTGAAGATCCTCCTTGGTGTTGGCAATACCCTGAGCGGACGTTTGCTGCTCTACGATGCTCTGAAAATGAGCTTCCGGGAGCTGAAGCTGCGCAAAAATCCGGCCACTCCCCCGATCACAGAACTGATCGATTACGAGCAATTCTGCGGGATCCCGCAGGCCCAGGCAGCAGAACAGGCCAACCAATCGGAAATAGTCGAGATTACGGTTGCTGAGCTCAAGGCTCGCATCGATGCTCAAAAGGATTTTGTGTTGATCGATGTGCGTAACCCTAATGAATGGGAGATTGGCCGTATTCCAGGTGCCCAGTTAATTCCGTTACCCCAAATTGAAAATGGCGATGGAGTAGAACAAGTGCGACAACTGGTAAACGGCTCGGAGTTGATTGTCCACTGTAAGAGTGGGATGCGCTCCGCCAAAGCCTTAGGGATTTTGCAAGCCGCTGGGATCCAAGGGAAAAACCTCAAGGGAGGAATCCTCGCCTGGGCAGAAGCCTATGATCCTTCCATTCCGAAATACTAA
- the argH gene encoding argininosuccinate lyase, with protein sequence MSPNASISDSTPTPAPRPWSQRFEGSLHPAIARFNASIGFDIRLLPYDLAGSLAHVQMLGACGILTPQEAEQIRRGLEQIRQEVEAGTFQPDPDAEDVHYAVEHRLVALVGEVGKKLHTGRSRNDQVATDLRLYLRDQIDRIRTSLWQLRGVLLHLAGQHIETILPGYTHLQRAQPVSLAHHLLAYEEMLWRDWQRLGRVREQVNVCPLGSGALAGTPLPIDRQLTAHLLGFERISANSLDAVSDRDYLVEFHAAASLILVHLSRLSEEMVLWASQEFRFVTLTDACATGSSLMPQKKNPDVPELVRGKAGRVFGHLQALLVTLKGLPLAYNKDLQEDKEGLFDTVDTLGSCLEAMTILLQEGIQFQPQRMAEAVGEDFSNATDVADYLVRRGIPFRTAHDLVGQIVRVCLAEGIVLRDLNLERWKQFHPAFEEDIFAAIDPQQVVAARLSTGGTGFAVVRQALQQAQARHEHPEQSDEPGES encoded by the coding sequence ATTTCCCCGAATGCGTCGATTTCCGATTCGACTCCCACTCCTGCCCCCCGTCCCTGGAGCCAGCGCTTTGAGGGATCCCTGCACCCTGCCATCGCCCGCTTCAATGCCAGTATTGGCTTCGATATCCGTCTGCTCCCCTACGACTTGGCCGGATCCCTAGCCCATGTGCAGATGTTGGGGGCTTGTGGCATTTTGACCCCGCAGGAAGCTGAGCAAATTCGGCGGGGGTTGGAACAGATCCGCCAGGAAGTGGAAGCCGGAACCTTTCAGCCGGATCCCGATGCGGAGGATGTCCACTACGCCGTGGAGCATCGCCTGGTGGCCCTTGTGGGGGAGGTGGGGAAAAAACTGCACACAGGACGGTCACGCAATGACCAAGTGGCTACCGATCTGCGCCTTTATCTGCGGGATCAGATCGATCGCATCCGCACATCCCTCTGGCAGTTGCGGGGGGTGCTGCTGCACTTGGCCGGCCAACACATCGAGACGATCCTACCGGGATACACCCACTTGCAACGGGCCCAACCCGTCAGCCTGGCCCACCACCTCCTGGCTTACGAAGAAATGCTCTGGAGAGACTGGCAACGCCTAGGCCGGGTGCGGGAGCAGGTGAATGTCTGTCCTCTCGGATCGGGGGCCTTAGCGGGTACCCCTTTGCCCATCGATCGGCAGCTAACAGCTCATCTGCTGGGATTTGAGCGGATTAGCGCCAACAGCTTGGATGCGGTCAGCGACCGAGATTATCTGGTGGAGTTTCACGCAGCGGCCAGCTTGATTCTGGTTCACCTCAGCCGCCTCTCCGAAGAAATGGTGCTGTGGGCTTCCCAGGAGTTTCGCTTTGTCACCCTCACCGATGCCTGTGCTACCGGCTCCAGCCTCATGCCCCAGAAGAAAAACCCCGATGTGCCGGAGTTGGTGCGGGGGAAAGCAGGGCGGGTGTTTGGCCATTTGCAGGCGCTGTTGGTCACCCTGAAAGGTCTGCCACTGGCCTATAACAAGGATTTACAAGAAGACAAAGAGGGGCTGTTCGACACCGTTGATACCCTGGGATCCTGTTTGGAGGCAATGACGATCCTGCTGCAGGAAGGGATCCAATTTCAGCCGCAACGGATGGCAGAAGCGGTTGGGGAAGATTTCTCCAATGCTACCGACGTGGCGGATTACTTGGTGCGCCGAGGGATCCCCTTTCGAACTGCTCATGATTTGGTGGGCCAGATTGTGCGCGTTTGTTTGGCGGAAGGGATTGTCCTGCGGGATTTGAACCTGGAGCGGTGGAAGCAGTTTCACCCGGCCTTTGAGGAGGATATTTTCGCCGCTATCGATCCGCAACAGGTGGTGGCGGCCCGTCTCAGTACCGGAGGAACCGGGTTTGCGGTTGTGCGCCAGGCTTTGCAGCAGGCTCAGGCTCGACACGAACATCCAGAACAGTCCGATGAACCTGGAGAAAGCTGA
- a CDS encoding DUF6464 family protein codes for MLDNLTTRVLENAAKRRWRERAYSRFLQDWRRQVVLLRRQRAGEFGPPLGDPSCTFSAQSVWLRCAVNPQGPCQGCIHYLSRIPKEPD; via the coding sequence ATGTTGGATAACCTCACCACCCGCGTTCTAGAAAATGCTGCCAAGCGTCGGTGGCGGGAACGAGCCTACAGTCGTTTTTTACAAGACTGGCGCCGGCAGGTGGTGCTGCTCAGACGACAACGAGCGGGGGAATTTGGCCCACCCCTAGGGGATCCCTCCTGTACATTTAGTGCCCAATCCGTTTGGTTGCGCTGTGCAGTCAACCCTCAGGGGCCCTGCCAGGGCTGCATCCATTACCTCTCAAGGATCCCAAAAGAACCCGATTGA
- the devC gene encoding ABC transporter permease DevC, which yields MYSLLSLAFIRPKIPLAWLQLTREKIRLLVALAGIAFACILMFMQLGFRDSLLESAIRFHVALRGDIFLVSPQSNALIAMNTFSQRRLYQALGFEGVQSVSPVYVSFALWKNPETRRTRSIFVVGVDPSADLLDLPQLTPAKLEEIKKADVVLFDRSSRTEFGPIAEWFEAGREVITEVGNRRVTVGGLFQMGATFGADGTILTSDLNFLRLFPSRARGLVDIGVVQLQPGVDPEPILQQMRALLPEDVRVLSRTEFIDMEKTYWEEGTAIGFIFGLGVGMGFIVGIVIVYQILYTDVSDHLAEYATLKAMGYTDGYLLGVVFQEALFLAGLGYIPAFALSILLYDLTANATLLPVAMSLNRAALVLGLAVTMCFISGAIAVRRLRAADPADIF from the coding sequence ATGTACTCCCTTTTAAGTCTTGCTTTCATTCGCCCCAAAATCCCTCTGGCTTGGCTACAACTGACGCGGGAAAAGATCCGCCTTCTAGTTGCTTTGGCTGGAATTGCCTTTGCCTGCATTTTGATGTTCATGCAGCTGGGTTTTCGGGATAGCTTGCTAGAAAGTGCTATTCGCTTTCATGTGGCCTTGCGGGGCGACATTTTCTTGGTCAGTCCCCAATCCAATGCCCTGATTGCTATGAACACCTTTTCGCAGCGGCGGCTCTATCAAGCGCTTGGCTTTGAGGGGGTCCAGTCTGTCTCACCGGTCTATGTCAGTTTTGCCCTTTGGAAAAACCCGGAAACCCGTCGTACTCGCAGCATCTTTGTGGTGGGAGTGGATCCCTCCGCGGATTTACTGGATTTGCCGCAACTAACCCCCGCCAAGCTGGAGGAGATTAAAAAAGCCGATGTCGTGCTGTTTGATCGCAGCTCTCGGACAGAATTTGGCCCGATTGCAGAGTGGTTTGAGGCCGGGCGAGAGGTCATTACCGAAGTGGGCAATCGGCGGGTCACTGTGGGCGGCTTGTTTCAGATGGGGGCAACCTTTGGAGCCGATGGCACCATCCTCACCAGCGACCTGAATTTCTTACGTCTTTTTCCCAGTCGAGCACGGGGCTTGGTGGATATTGGCGTGGTGCAGTTGCAACCAGGGGTGGATCCGGAGCCAATTTTGCAACAGATGCGGGCTCTGCTGCCGGAGGATGTGCGGGTGCTCTCGCGGACTGAGTTTATCGACATGGAGAAAACCTACTGGGAGGAAGGCACGGCGATTGGCTTCATTTTCGGCCTCGGTGTGGGTATGGGGTTCATCGTCGGTATTGTCATCGTTTATCAGATCCTCTATACCGATGTGTCGGATCATCTGGCGGAATATGCCACCCTCAAGGCGATGGGCTACACCGATGGCTATCTGCTGGGGGTGGTGTTTCAAGAGGCCCTCTTCTTGGCGGGCTTAGGGTACATTCCAGCGTTTGCCCTGTCGATTTTGCTCTACGATTTGACGGCCAATGCCACGTTGCTACCGGTTGCCATGAGCCTGAATCGTGCTGCGTTGGTGCTAGGTTTGGCGGTGACGATGTGTTTTATTTCGGGGGCCATTGCAGTGCGGCGATTGCGAGCGGCGGATCCAGCAGATATTTTTTGA
- a CDS encoding glycosyltransferase family 4 protein yields MHIAWIGKKNPFCGNVTYSREVTNGLLDRGHQVSFFHFTHEGQSSEPDKGKGSSGDWRAELDGRDVSLPCLYKSQIYTIPAPNATRVLTQALQELKPDLVHASLTISPIDFVLPEICAELQQPLVATFHPAFDRRRRNIASRTQHLAYQIYAPSLANYDRTIVFSETQREILIKLGVRGEQVVVIPNGVDVDKYAPGPSSLKQRLGLQRIFVYQGRVSPEKNLEALLKAWKQSQLGENCGLLILGDGPLVNSLKPFYNAQHGIHWLGYVAEDQQRIEILRGADVFILPSLIEGLSLSLLEAMACGLAPVATDVGADGEVLADGAGILLDPARVTSDLQTLLPLLRDQREFTQLLGMKARQRVLERYTLSHNISQVEHLYRQLCQGSRQRL; encoded by the coding sequence ATGCACATCGCCTGGATAGGCAAGAAAAACCCCTTTTGTGGCAATGTCACCTACAGCCGCGAGGTGACCAACGGCCTCCTGGATCGGGGGCACCAGGTGAGCTTTTTTCACTTCACCCATGAAGGCCAATCCTCTGAACCCGATAAAGGGAAGGGATCCAGTGGGGATTGGCGGGCGGAATTGGATGGACGGGATGTTTCCCTGCCGTGCTTGTACAAGTCCCAGATTTATACGATTCCAGCCCCTAACGCGACCCGGGTGCTTACCCAGGCTCTGCAGGAGCTCAAGCCCGATCTGGTACATGCCTCCTTGACGATTTCTCCAATCGATTTTGTGCTGCCGGAGATCTGTGCAGAGCTGCAGCAACCTCTGGTGGCTACTTTCCATCCCGCCTTCGACCGGCGGCGACGCAACATTGCCTCCCGCACCCAACACCTGGCTTATCAGATCTATGCGCCCTCCCTGGCCAACTACGATCGCACCATTGTTTTCTCTGAAACCCAACGGGAGATTTTAATCAAGCTGGGGGTGAGGGGTGAACAGGTGGTGGTCATTCCCAATGGGGTCGATGTGGACAAATATGCTCCCGGCCCTTCTAGCTTGAAACAGCGGCTGGGTTTGCAGCGGATTTTTGTCTATCAAGGGCGGGTTTCCCCGGAGAAAAACCTTGAAGCTCTGCTCAAAGCCTGGAAGCAATCACAACTGGGGGAAAACTGCGGTCTGTTGATCTTGGGGGATGGGCCGCTGGTCAACAGCCTCAAGCCCTTTTACAACGCTCAGCACGGGATCCACTGGCTGGGGTATGTGGCTGAGGATCAACAGCGTATCGAGATCTTGCGCGGGGCCGATGTATTTATTTTGCCCTCTTTGATCGAGGGGCTATCCTTATCTCTGTTGGAGGCCATGGCCTGTGGGCTAGCTCCTGTGGCCACCGATGTAGGGGCGGATGGTGAGGTTTTGGCGGATGGGGCCGGGATCCTGCTTGATCCCGCGCGAGTGACCTCTGATCTGCAAACGTTGCTACCTTTGTTGCGGGATCAACGGGAATTTACCCAGCTCCTGGGGATGAAAGCTCGTCAACGGGTACTGGAGCGCTATACCCTTAGCCACAACATTAGTCAGGTGGAACACCTCTACCGGCAGCTTTGCCAGGGATCCCGTCAGCGACTATGA
- a CDS encoding PP2C family protein-serine/threonine phosphatase codes for MDDHSPKQAPPSQPHVGLSESPWAEKVSAQGSDSDLFSVGPTSQPLTPEDDLGDLRSAQVGPEEDPTCPPGISPDVIELPEVNPAIVPAPTLRERIAELGKEQQRLQNLFGALAFALRSFNNLNQILELTAFVASHLTDAEGGALVLFNPNGTIQLEQLHCSDLNRREQIRAEMERITQTLSAQERATPTEGSLPLSVKIPALEHLLDERLRQKLGPDVQLFGTPLLIRNSVRGRLYVFSCQPDYHWDERRQQMLRVIADQAAVGIENAELTAALRRKVALEKEMEIGSYIQTQLLPRKYPQVEGLQLAARCRVASKVGGDYYDFILIPTEGSPANPETGSQTGSRSPEETEAFRLAIVIGDVMGKGVPAGMLMSMTRAMVRAEALNRHSPARVLQRLNRAMFSDLENSNRFISLFYSEYDPRSHRLCFSNAAHNPTLWWQARTQQIQALDTEGALIGLESHSHYSESCVQLQPGDVVVYYTDGYTEAANTRGERLETTGLMEAIQRAARRYDSPQDILESLFEQMDAFRGRQGSRLARIPPQDPELLLQGDILQEDIYMRPESVDDTTLVVLKLLPDPAEN; via the coding sequence ATGGATGATCACAGCCCCAAACAGGCTCCTCCCTCACAACCCCATGTTGGGCTGTCAGAATCCCCTTGGGCAGAAAAGGTATCCGCTCAAGGTTCTGATTCAGACTTGTTTTCTGTAGGCCCGACTTCCCAGCCATTGACACCGGAAGACGACCTCGGGGATCTGCGGTCTGCTCAGGTTGGCCCGGAAGAGGATCCCACCTGCCCACCGGGCATTTCCCCTGATGTGATTGAACTGCCGGAGGTAAATCCGGCAATTGTTCCTGCTCCAACCCTGCGGGAGCGGATCGCGGAGCTGGGGAAAGAGCAACAGCGGTTGCAGAATTTGTTTGGAGCCTTGGCCTTTGCGCTGCGTTCTTTTAACAACCTGAACCAAATTCTGGAGCTGACGGCTTTTGTAGCCAGCCACCTGACGGATGCAGAAGGGGGAGCGCTGGTGCTGTTTAACCCAAATGGCACCATTCAACTGGAGCAACTGCATTGTTCTGACCTGAATCGCCGCGAGCAGATCCGGGCCGAAATGGAGCGGATTACCCAAACCCTCTCCGCCCAGGAACGTGCCACCCCAACAGAGGGATCCCTGCCTTTATCGGTTAAAATCCCTGCTCTAGAGCACCTTTTGGATGAGCGGTTGCGGCAGAAGCTGGGGCCAGACGTGCAGTTGTTTGGCACTCCTCTGTTAATTCGCAACTCGGTGCGGGGACGTTTATACGTGTTTAGTTGCCAGCCGGATTATCACTGGGATGAGCGTCGTCAACAGATGCTACGGGTGATCGCCGACCAAGCGGCAGTGGGAATCGAGAATGCTGAACTGACAGCGGCCCTCCGCCGCAAAGTGGCCCTGGAAAAAGAAATGGAGATTGGCTCCTACATCCAAACGCAGTTGTTACCCCGCAAATACCCACAGGTGGAGGGTCTTCAATTGGCGGCCCGTTGCCGTGTTGCCAGCAAGGTGGGGGGAGATTACTACGATTTCATTCTCATTCCCACCGAGGGATCCCCGGCAAACCCCGAGACGGGTTCTCAAACCGGATCTCGATCTCCCGAAGAGACAGAAGCGTTTCGCCTGGCCATTGTCATTGGGGATGTCATGGGCAAAGGGGTACCGGCTGGCATGTTAATGAGCATGACCCGAGCGATGGTGCGGGCTGAGGCCCTGAACCGGCATTCACCGGCGCGGGTGCTCCAACGCCTCAATCGAGCCATGTTTAGCGATCTGGAAAACTCCAATCGTTTCATCAGCCTGTTCTACTCTGAGTACGATCCCCGTTCCCATCGCCTCTGTTTTAGTAACGCTGCCCACAACCCCACCCTGTGGTGGCAGGCCCGTACTCAGCAAATTCAGGCCCTCGACACAGAGGGGGCTTTGATTGGATTGGAAAGCCACAGCCACTACTCCGAAAGCTGTGTGCAACTGCAACCGGGAGATGTGGTAGTCTACTACACCGATGGCTACACGGAGGCGGCCAATACCCGCGGCGAACGTCTGGAAACCACTGGACTGATGGAAGCCATCCAGCGGGCAGCCCGCCGCTACGACTCTCCCCAAGACATCCTGGAAAGCCTATTTGAGCAAATGGATGCCTTCCGAGGCCGTCAGGGATCCCGCCTTGCTCGGATCCCCCCCCAAGATCCTGAACTGCTGCTGCAAGGGGACATTCTGCAAGAGGACATTTATATGCGGCCGGAGTCTGTGGACGATACAACTTTGGTGGTGTTGAAGTTACTGCCGGATCCCGCTGAAAATTAG